The Chloroflexaceae bacterium genome has a window encoding:
- a CDS encoding RbsD/FucU family protein, whose translation MLKYRLLHPQLLSALGRAGHGSRILIADSNYPVITGAPPAAEHIYLNLAPGLIAATDVLKVLLDAIPIEAAMAMLREDGGEPS comes from the coding sequence ATGCTTAAGTATCGTCTGCTTCATCCGCAGCTACTCAGCGCACTCGGCCGCGCCGGACATGGCAGTCGCATCCTGATTGCCGACTCCAATTATCCGGTCATCACCGGCGCGCCGCCAGCGGCTGAGCATATCTACCTCAACCTGGCACCAGGCCTGATCGCAGCCACGGATGTGCTCAAAGTCCTGCTCGACGCCATCCCCATCGAGGCTGCTATGGCGATGTTGAGGGAGGACGGAGGCGAGCCGTCC